A genomic window from Triticum urartu cultivar G1812 chromosome 7, Tu2.1, whole genome shotgun sequence includes:
- the LOC125523903 gene encoding uncharacterized protein LOC125523903 yields the protein MDAIAQPCLHSRDHAPASSMSWELRAPLLEEVAASPTGPGASPSQCWTRRPQFSSDLCRAPFITLPVGPPFFLAVTRSAMDFLSRLPPAHVVASSKSIEGHRATNNQVPMDASTNRCIPFHLCQGREYAKYHDVDAPQVRLHGTAKYPYARRCQDHFGIHKVLLPLTRTSTKKCTSTVAEIARTSTDDLEACTTIIVGDPYLYRFQNMNDYFHYDRPENVYFPFIAPNSTRFENAPLKGISAGTMSWTVCM from the exons ATGGACGCCATAGCGCAGCCCTGCCTCCATTCCCGCGACCATGCACCAGCCAGCAGCATGTCGTG GGAACTACGCGCGCCCCTGCTCGAAGAAGTTGCCGCCTCCCCGACCGGACCTGGTGCCTCGCCGTCCCAGTGCTGGACCCGGAGGCCGCAATTCTCGTCGGACCTCTGCCGCGCCCCATTCATCACGCTGCCTGTTGGCCCTCCATTTTTCCTCGCTGTGACACGTTCGGCCATGGACTTTTTGAGCCGTTTGCCTCCTGCACACGTCGTGGCTTCCTCCAAATCCATCGAAGGACACCGTGCAACAAATAACCAAGTACCCATGGATGCAAGTACCAACCGTTGCATTCCGTTTCATCTTTGCCAAGGCCGAGAGTatgccaagtaccacgacgtTGATGCCCCTCAAGTTCGACTACATGGAACCGCCAAGTACCCCTACGCCCGAAGATGCCAAGACCATTTCGGGATTCACAAAGTACTGCTACCGTTGACTCGAACATCTACGAAAAAGTGTACCTctaccgtcgccgagatcgcgagaacctctaccgatGACCTCGAAGCGTGTACGACGATCATTGTCGGAGACCCATACCTCTACCGCTTCCAGAACATGaatgactacttccactacgaccgtcccgagaacgtctacttccccttcATTGCACCAAACTCGACTCGCTTCGAAAATGCACCCTTGAAAGGTATATCCGCCGGAACGATGTCGTGGACCGTATGCATGTGa